ACATCTCTTAAGACAAGCACCGGTTTCCCCAGTGCCGGCACCTCTTCCTGAAGCCCGCCGGAATCTGTCATAACCATATAGCATTTCGCCAAAAGATTATGCATTTCATCTGTATCAAGGGGGTCTAAAAGAAGAACATTATCAATGCCGTCAAGTATATTATACACTGTATCACGTACTACCGGATTTTTATGAACAGGATATATTAAATATGTATCTTTAAAATCAACAGCTATATTTCTCAAAGCATTACAAATATCTTCCAATGGTTTGCCCCAATTTTCTCTTCTGTGTGCTGTTACAACGATAACCCGCTTTTTATCATAATATAGTTTGTTAAGTCTTTCCTCTCTAAATATGTAACCATCCTTTACCGTATATTTCATGGCATCAATGACGGTATTTCCCGTAATAAATATATCCCCCTCATCAACACCCTCTGATAAAAGATTGCCTTTTGCTGTTTTAGTCGGGGCAAAATGCAAATCTGTCAAGACGCCTGTAAGCCTCCTGTTAATCTCTTCAGGATACGGAAACCATTTGTCATGGGACCTTAAACCTGCTTCAACATGTCCCACCTTAATCTTTTTATAAAAAGCTGATAATGCACCGGCAAATGTCGTTGTCGTATCACCATGGACAAGAATCAAATCCGGCTTGGCTTTCTCCAAGATATCATCAAGCCCCTTGAGAACTGACATCGTTATGGAAGATAAAGTCTGCTTTTCCTTCATTACATCAAGGTCATACCGTGGTTTTATATCAAAAAGCCTCAGTACCTGGTCAAGCATATCCCGGTGCTGGGCTGTTACACATACAACAGAATCAATTTCACTATCGCTGTTAAGTGCTTTTACAAGGGGTGCCATCTTAATTGCTTCAGGTCTTGTTCCAAATATTGACATAACTTTTAGCATATTGAATTCCTCCATTACTTACACTTAATATTTTTAGAAGCATCAGCTTAATAGCTTAATTTGCATTCATATGTTTGGAACCATGCCGTCCCACAAGCCCCATCCTTTCAGCGCCCCACATTACGATAAATACCACTATACAAAGGATGACTAATCCCTTTACACCGCTTATATATGATATAACCACAGCACTTATACCAAGAAATAGGCTTACCCCATACATAACAAGAACTGCCTGTATCTGTGTAAGTCCCATCTCAAGCAGTCTGTGGTGAAGATGCCCTTTATCCGGCTGCATTATTGGTTTGCCGTTTTTTGTTCTTCTGATTATTGCAAAGGTTGTATCAAATATAGGAACCCCAAGGGCTAAAATAGGTACGGCTATTGCTATTGCTGCCGCAGATTTGACAGCACCCTGTATTGATACTGCTGAAAGCACGAACCCTAAAAACATAGAGCCTGTATCCCCCATAAATATTTTTGCAGGATTAAAATTATACGGCAAAAACCCTAAGGCTGCCCCTGTAACAGCCGCTGTAACAATCGCTGCTTCATATCTTCCATTAATTAACGATACTATAAAAAGTGAGCCTGATGATATAATGGCAATACCTGCCGCAAGCCCGTCCAATCCGTCAATAAGGTTCATTGCATTCGTAATTCCAACAACCCAGAAAAGTGTAAGCGGAAGTGCAAATATTCCGAGATATATCATCCCGTTTCCAAAGGGATTAGTTAGCCAGTCTATCTTAACACCGCCAATAATAAGCACCGTTGCAGCTACTATTTGACCCAAAAGCTTTACCTTCGGGGATAATTCATATTTATCGTCAAATATTCCTAATACGGCAATTATTGTGCATCCTGCTGCTATACAGAAAGTTTCCTCTGTCTTTGGCAAAAACAGGAGTATACTGATAATGGCTCCAAGGTAAATTGCAGCACCTCCCAGTCTTGGTATCGGTTTTTTGTGAACACGCCTTCCATCCTTTGGTATATCAATAGCTCCAATAACAAAAGCCAGTTTCTTTGCCGCAGGTGTAGCTAAAAGTGCAACTATAAGTGCTACAGCAAACGACAACAAGTATATTTTCATATGTTAAACCTCCTTAGCTTTTTGAGCATAAATTCTGATAAAACATCGGTTCGTTTTTACTATCAAAAAACCACCTGCCAAAGCTATTTTACCTTTCAATTTTTACTATGTCAAGTCCGGCTTCCTTTATAAACTCCATCGACAGCTCATCCGGATACCCTTCTTGATAGACAATCCTTTTTATCCCTGCATTAATCAGCATCTTAGCACACAAAGAACATGGACATACATTCACATAAATTGTAGCATCTTTTGTGCTTACACCGTTTAAAGCCGCCTGTATAATAGCATTTTGTTCGGCATGTATCCCTCTGCAAAGCTCATGCCTCTCGCCAGACGGTATTTTAAGTTTCTCCCTCATACATCCGGTTTCTTCACAGTGCTTTAAACCTGATGGCGCCCCATTATAACCTGTTGAGATTATATGCATGTCCTTTACGATTACCGCTCCAACATGCTTCCTTAAACAAGTAGAACGCATTTTCACTATATCTACTATCTGCATGAAATATTCATCCCAAGAAGGTCTCATACCTTACACCTCCGATATACTTGCACATGATTGCGTGAATTTATTTAGTGCCAAATAATCTATCCCCTGCATCTCCTAATCCCGGGATTATATAGCCATGCTCATTCAACCTTTCATCGACGCTTCCGATATATATGGGAACATCCGGATATTTCCTGTGTACAGCCTCGATTCCTTCCGGTGCTGCAATAAGATTTACCAGCTTAATATTTTGAGCTCCTCTTTCCTTTAAGAAATATATCGCAGCACTTGCGGAACCGCCTGTTGCCAACATTGGGTCCACTACGATAAGGTCCCTCTCTTTTATATCAGAGGGCAGTTTGCAATAATACTCAACAGGCTTTAATGTCTCAGGGTCTCTGTAAATCCCTATATGCCCCACTTTTGCAGTAGGAATAAGCTTAAGCATTCCATCCACCATGCCAAGCCCTGCTCTTAATATTGGTATGATACCCAGCTTTTTTCCTGATATAACCTTTGTCCTCGCTTTTGCAACTGGTGTCTTAACTTCTATTTCCTCAAGAGGAAGGTCTCTTGTAACTTCATATGCCATTAACATTGCAATTTCTTCCACAAGCTCCCTGAATTCCTTCGAACCCGTATTTTCATCCCTTATAAGGCTTATTTTATGCTGTATCAGGGGGTGGTCCATAAGATATACATTGTCAAACATAATATACCTCCTTAAGCCTATCTGCCGTATTTTTTCTCAATATCTTTTATCTTATCAAGCCTTTTCTGGTGCCTTCCACCCTGAAACTCGGCATTAAGCCATTCATCAACTATCATAAGTGCAAGCCCGGGTCCTATAACCCTTCCCCCCATACAGAGAATATTTGCATTATTATGCTCTTTGGCATATTTCGCCGAAAAAACATCTGAACAATTTGCAGCCCTTATGCCGGGTACTTTGTTTGCGGCAATTGATATACCAATACCTGTACCACAGATAAGTATACCCCTGTCACATTCACCGCTGATAACCGCTTCAGCCACCATTAATGCAAAATCCGGATAATCGACAGATTCACTGCTGAAGGTTCCAAAATCCTTATATGCAATTCCTTTTTTATCAAAATATTTCCTTACAACCTCCTTAAGGTCATAACCGCCGTGGTCGCTGCCAAGTGCAATCATATCAATACGCTCCTATTCTCCAAATTTCAATATTAATCACTCAAAAATCTTTTTTAAAATAAGATTAACCGCATTATATAAATTTTTTGCCGTAGTACGGTATACCTCTTTATCCTTCCCAAAGGGGTCTGATATATCCCCTTTTAAGCTTACGAATTCATTGATTGTATAAATTTTACCGTTATATTCCGGATATTTAGACTTTATAACACGTTTTTGCGATTCCGTCATTGTAAAAATAAAATCAGCGTCCTTTATATGTTCTCTTTTGAGACTTTTAGATACATGTCCCGATATGTCAATACCATAATCTTCTTTTAGCACCTCAACTGCTTCCTTTGCAGCCGAATCCCCATCAAAGGCAAATGTGCCCGCAGACTGTGCCGAAGCTTTTATCCCCTTCTTTTCTGCCAGTGCATTAAAAATCCCTTCTGCCATACTGCTCCTACAGGTATTACCTGTGCATACAAAAAGCACCTTCATTTTTACCTCCAAATATCTACACTAATATTTCTTTATAACCGGCAGCTTTTTCAAGCCTGTTCATTACAGCAAGTCCAATCTCGTCACATGAAAATCCTTCTGAATATACAATATCAATACCTTGATTGTCAAATTCCCTCAAGACATCAAACAGATTTTTCGCAATTGTTTCAGGATTATTCCTGTCTCCTACGACAATAACATATCCCTTGCAATACTGTGGCGACGTTTGCTCTGTAGCCATTATACCAACTTTTTTCCCATTATTCAATTGGATTTCCGTTAATTCTTGTATCTTTTTTATGACATTTTCAAGATTGCCTTTAACAATATAAATTTCTGCATTCGGCGAATAATGCTTATATTTCATTCCCGGCGCCTTTGCCTTTAAATCCCCTGATGATTCTTCAGATACCGCCAAATCAACCTTTACCTCACCAATAACTTTTTCAATCATTTCCTTTGTTATACTGCCGGGTCGTAAAATGATGGGAATTTCTTCCGTCATATCAAGAACAGTTGATTCTACGCCAACATCACATCTTCCACCGTCAATTATTACATCAACCTTCCCGTTAAGGTCATGTATTACATGAGAAACTTCCGTTGGACTAGGCTTGCCGGAAAGATTTGCGCTGGGGGCAGATATGGGTACCCCGGCATGCTTTATTAAAAGATGGGCAATTCGGTTTGAAGGCATCCTAAGAGCTACAGTATTTGTCCCTGCCGTATTTATATAAGGTACAATGTCTGATTTTTCAAATATCATAGTCAGGGGACCGGGCCAGAATTTTTTCATGAGTATTACTGCCTTATATGGTATCTCTTTAACATATCTATGTAAATCTTCAAATTCAGCTATGTGAAGAATAAGAGGATTGTCCTGCGGTCTTCCTTTGGCAATAAATATCTTTTTTACCGCATCTTCATTTAAGGAATTTGCCCCAAGCCCATATACGGTTTCTGTTGGAAATGCTACAAGCCCTCCCTCCCTTAATACCTTCGCTGCTTCCTCAATTAATTTTATATCCGGATTATTTTTATCAAGTTTAATAATTTTCGTCATATATATACTTCCTTTCATAAAAGCTCTGTTATTATTATACCACCAATAACCCCTGCAATCATTCCTATAACCGATATTCTTCCCTTGTATAGGTCTCTTGACTGCGGTATCATTTCGCCGCATATAACGTAAAGCATTGCACCGCCGGCAATCCCGAGATTCAAAGAAATAAAAAAGGGTGATATCTCACCCATATATACACCTGCTATCGTGCCTATCCCCGTAGGAATACCTGCAAGAATTGCATATATCATATTTTTCAGAGGTGTTACACCCCCTAAGGACAAGGGTGTAGCCATCGCTATACCTTCAGGCACATCATGCAGCACAATAACAAGGGCAATGCTTATCCCAAAAGCTTTTGAAGCCATAAAGCCGGAACCAACAGCTAAGCCTTCCGGAAAATTGTGTACCGCTATCGCAAGTCCCATTATAATTCCTTCTTTAAGATAATCATTTTTTTTATGCCCTGATGTAGATACTAAATCATCAAATATTATCACAATAAGTACACCTACAATCATGCCAAATAAACCTGTCATATAACTGTGTACTTCAAATGCATGCGGCAGAAGGTCAAATGTAACCACAGAAAGCATCAGCCCCCCGGCAAATCCCATTATCGTGCTTAAAAACCTGTTGGAGGGATTTCTATATAAAAAGGTTAATGCCCCACCTGAACCGGTACCTACTATCCCGATAAAAAAACCTAATAATATCACATTTAAGGCATCCATAATTAGTCCTCTTTCCCTTTTACTTTATCTACCTTAAATGTATTCCCTCATATCTTCTAATATGATAATTAATTTATATTTTTCAGTTTTTCTGTCTGATCCTCGGTAATCAATGCATCAATTATTTCATCAAGATTGCCGTCCAAAACAAACTGCAGCTTATAAAGGGTAAGTCCAATCCTATGATCCGTAATTCTGCCCTGAGGATAATTATATGTCCTTATCCGTTCACTTCTATCACCGGTTCCTACCTGTGATTTCCTTGTTTCAGACATCTCCTTCTCTTTTTCTTCCTGCGCCATTTCATAAAGCCTTGCCCTCAGTATCTTCATGGCACGCTCCCTGTTCTGCAGCTGTGACCTTTCATCCTGACATGTTATAACAATACCTGTCGGAATATGTGTAAGCCTTACCGCTGAATCAGTGGTATTTACGCTCTGTCCCCCATGTCCGCCTGACCTGAAAACATCAAGTTTTATATCATTGGGATTTATCTCCACATCCACATCTTCCGCTTCAGGAAGCACCGCAACTGTTGCCGTTGATGTGTGAATCCTGCCTCCTGCTTCAGTTGTCGGTATTCTCTGAACCCTGTGTACACCACTTTCATATTTCAAACGGCTGTATACGCCTTTACCGGATATATTAAATATGATTTCCTTAAAACCGCCCAGCTCTGTGGGATTTGAACTCATTATTTCGGTTTTCCAGCGCCTTTTTTCAGCATACATTGTATACATTCTAAACAAATCATATGCAAAAAGCGCTGCTTCTTCACCACCGGCGCCAGCCCTTATCTCCATAATTACATCCTTCACATCATTAGGATCCTTAGGTATTAAAAGAAGTTTTATTTCATTCTCAATTTCTTCCTTCTTTTTTTTAAGTTCCTCGAGCTCCTGCTCTGCCATATCCTTCATATCAGGGTCATCGCTTTCTAAGAGCTCTTTTGTTTCTTCTATATCCTCAATGACCTTTTTATATTCCCTGTATTTTGTTACGATTTCTTCTAATGCCGCATGCTCTTTAACAAACTTCTGCCATTCCTCCCTGTTCGATATAATCTCAGGATCACTTATCTTCTTGCTTAAATCTACATATCTGTTTTCTATATCTTGAATTTTATCAATCATTATCTCAATTTCACCTCGAATTTAGATTATATCACAATATAACCTTTATGAAAATAATTCCCTTTTTCCGATAACAACCCTATCGATTCCCTGTAAATCCTTGATTACCTCTAAACTAAAAAAATTAGCGTTTTTAAGTAAATCCTTAACTTCACCTGCTTGATTATAACCTACTTCAAAAGCAATATAACCATCAGCTTTTAAATGTTTTCCGGCATCTTTTATAATTCTTCTGTAAAATAAAAGCCCGTCTTTGCCTCCGTCAAGAGCTATTAAAGGCTCTTTTTGCACCTCCTCCTGAAGTTTTTCAATATCTTTACTTCTTATATACGGAGGATTTGATATAATAAAGTCAAATTCTGCCTCGTCAGGCAGTGAAGAATACAAATCACTTTTGATAAATTTAATTTTCCCATCAACAGCATTTCTTTTGGCATTTTTTTTAGCAATTGCAAGGGCATCATTGCTTATGTCAACCGCATATCCTTTTGAATTAATGGAATATTTAGCTATACTTACAGCGATTGCCCCGCTTCCCGTTCCTATATCAAGGAAGCGTGAATTTGGTTTTAATCTTTTTAATACTTCTTCCACAAGTATTTCCGTTTCTGGTCTCGGTATTAAAACAGCCGGACTTACCTCGAATTCAAGCCCCATAAAACATTTTTTCCCAACAATATATTGATATGGTATATTCTTTTTTCTCTCAGAGATTAATCCGAAGAAATGCTTTAAGTCTTCCTCTTTAAGGTCTGTATCCCTGTTTATAATTATATATCTCCTGTCAGTATCAAGAGTAAAGGCTAAAAAAAGCTCTGATTCAAAGCGGGGATTTTCGCAGACAGACTTTAGCATTTCTGCTCCCGCCAAAACAGCCTCATATACTTTCAAAAGCCTTTCCTCCTTCGTCTTCAAGGACACTTTTAAGTGATGTTATTGCAACCTCAAGCTGGCTGTCATCAGGTTCTTTTGTTGTTAATTTTTGAAGCAAGAGACCGGGGTATGTCAGCATAGCAATTATCCTGTTGTCACTTCTTCCTGCAAGTTTTATTAGCTCATAAGAAATGCCAGCCACAACGGGAAGCAATAAAATCCTGCTTATTATTCTAATATAAAGTGAAGGCCATTTTAAAAATGAGAATACAATTATTGACACTATCATAACAATGAATAAAAAATTAGTACCGCATCTCGGATGAAGTGTCGTATATTTACGGGCATTTTCAACCGTTAATTCTTCTTCATACTCAAAACAATGTATTGTTTTATGTTCTGCCCCATGGTATTGAAACACCCTTTTTATATCCTTCATTTGAGAAATAAGCACAAGATATAATAAAAATATAACAACCCTTATGAAACCTTCAAAAAAATTGATTAATATAGTATTTTTAGTGAATTCTTTTAGAAAACCTGCAATATATGTCGGTCCAATAAAAAATATAATTATAGATATGATCAGTGATAAAGCGACTGAAAAATACATTGCTATATCATCAAGCTTATCACCAAACAATTTTTTGAGAAAATTATCAAACCTTGTCGGTTTCATATCTTCATCTTCAATCAAGCCGGCTGAATACGTAAGAGCCTTGGCTCCAATAATAAGGGAATCGATAAGCGCAAAAGTACCCCTTATAAAAGGTAATGAAAAGAATTTATTTTTTTTCGTTAAAGGCTCAGTCATTTCCTTTTTGACAATTATATCGCTATCTTTCCTTACTGCTATCGCAACACTGTTATGTCCTCTCATCATAACACCTTCTATTACCGCCTGACCGCCGATATCAGTCTTTTTCACACTATCCCTCCTTTACTCTATGTTATTGTATCAAGAGGACGGTTCTACCTCACGCATATCAGTAGAACCGTCCTCTTTAGTATCTACGGTCAAAATTATTTTTTTGCAGAATCAAATCTCTTTTTAAACCGTTCAACCCTTCCGCCTGTATCAACTATCTTCTGATGTCCTGTAAAAAATGGGTGGCATTTTGAACATATTTCAACCTTCAGTTCTCTTTTTGTAGAACCGGTCAAAAATGTATTACCACATGCGCATTTAACAACAGCATCATGATAATATTCCGGATGTATTCCTTCTTTCACTGTCTTCACCTCTTTCAAACCGAATTACACTTGAATAATTATATCATATATGATTTATAATATCAAGATTTGTAGAATTGCATCAGCTGTGACCTTATACCCTCTATAAATTCATTGTTTGTTTTTGTCCTCATTAATTTTTCTATAAGCATTTCTGTAACCTCTCCCTGTGGCACACTGCTCATGGCTTTTCTAATCATAAACATTGCTT
This is a stretch of genomic DNA from Aceticella autotrophica. It encodes these proteins:
- the wecB gene encoding non-hydrolyzing UDP-N-acetylglucosamine 2-epimerase; its protein translation is MLKVMSIFGTRPEAIKMAPLVKALNSDSEIDSVVCVTAQHRDMLDQVLRLFDIKPRYDLDVMKEKQTLSSITMSVLKGLDDILEKAKPDLILVHGDTTTTFAGALSAFYKKIKVGHVEAGLRSHDKWFPYPEEINRRLTGVLTDLHFAPTKTAKGNLLSEGVDEGDIFITGNTVIDAMKYTVKDGYIFREERLNKLYYDKKRVIVVTAHRRENWGKPLEDICNALRNIAVDFKDTYLIYPVHKNPVVRDTVYNILDGIDNVLLLDPLDTDEMHNLLAKCYMVMTDSGGLQEEVPALGKPVLVLRDVTERPEAVEAGTVKIIGTDSESLYNEAKLLLENKEEYNKMANAVNPYGDGNASERILKAIKYSFGVLKERPEEYKGGR
- a CDS encoding MraY family glycosyltransferase, with the protein product MKIYLLSFAVALIVALLATPAAKKLAFVIGAIDIPKDGRRVHKKPIPRLGGAAIYLGAIISILLFLPKTEETFCIAAGCTIIAVLGIFDDKYELSPKVKLLGQIVAATVLIIGGVKIDWLTNPFGNGMIYLGIFALPLTLFWVVGITNAMNLIDGLDGLAAGIAIISSGSLFIVSLINGRYEAAIVTAAVTGAALGFLPYNFNPAKIFMGDTGSMFLGFVLSAVSIQGAVKSAAAIAIAVPILALGVPIFDTTFAIIRRTKNGKPIMQPDKGHLHHRLLEMGLTQIQAVLVMYGVSLFLGISAVVISYISGVKGLVILCIVVFIVMWGAERMGLVGRHGSKHMNAN
- a CDS encoding deoxycytidylate deaminase — its product is MRPSWDEYFMQIVDIVKMRSTCLRKHVGAVIVKDMHIISTGYNGAPSGLKHCEETGCMREKLKIPSGERHELCRGIHAEQNAIIQAALNGVSTKDATIYVNVCPCSLCAKMLINAGIKRIVYQEGYPDELSMEFIKEAGLDIVKIER
- the upp gene encoding uracil phosphoribosyltransferase → MFDNVYLMDHPLIQHKISLIRDENTGSKEFRELVEEIAMLMAYEVTRDLPLEEIEVKTPVAKARTKVISGKKLGIIPILRAGLGMVDGMLKLIPTAKVGHIGIYRDPETLKPVEYYCKLPSDIKERDLIVVDPMLATGGSASAAIYFLKERGAQNIKLVNLIAAPEGIEAVHRKYPDVPIYIGSVDERLNEHGYIIPGLGDAGDRLFGTK
- the rpiB gene encoding ribose 5-phosphate isomerase B, which encodes MIALGSDHGGYDLKEVVRKYFDKKGIAYKDFGTFSSESVDYPDFALMVAEAVISGECDRGILICGTGIGISIAANKVPGIRAANCSDVFSAKYAKEHNNANILCMGGRVIGPGLALMIVDEWLNAEFQGGRHQKRLDKIKDIEKKYGR
- a CDS encoding low molecular weight protein arginine phosphatase, which translates into the protein MKVLFVCTGNTCRSSMAEGIFNALAEKKGIKASAQSAGTFAFDGDSAAKEAVEVLKEDYGIDISGHVSKSLKREHIKDADFIFTMTESQKRVIKSKYPEYNGKIYTINEFVSLKGDISDPFGKDKEVYRTTAKNLYNAVNLILKKIFE
- a CDS encoding L-threonylcarbamoyladenylate synthase — encoded protein: MTKIIKLDKNNPDIKLIEEAAKVLREGGLVAFPTETVYGLGANSLNEDAVKKIFIAKGRPQDNPLILHIAEFEDLHRYVKEIPYKAVILMKKFWPGPLTMIFEKSDIVPYINTAGTNTVALRMPSNRIAHLLIKHAGVPISAPSANLSGKPSPTEVSHVIHDLNGKVDVIIDGGRCDVGVESTVLDMTEEIPIILRPGSITKEMIEKVIGEVKVDLAVSEESSGDLKAKAPGMKYKHYSPNAEIYIVKGNLENVIKKIQELTEIQLNNGKKVGIMATEQTSPQYCKGYVIVVGDRNNPETIAKNLFDVLREFDNQGIDIVYSEGFSCDEIGLAVMNRLEKAAGYKEILV
- a CDS encoding ZIP family metal transporter; its protein translation is MDALNVILLGFFIGIVGTGSGGALTFLYRNPSNRFLSTIMGFAGGLMLSVVTFDLLPHAFEVHSYMTGLFGMIVGVLIVIIFDDLVSTSGHKKNDYLKEGIIMGLAIAVHNFPEGLAVGSGFMASKAFGISIALVIVLHDVPEGIAMATPLSLGGVTPLKNMIYAILAGIPTGIGTIAGVYMGEISPFFISLNLGIAGGAMLYVICGEMIPQSRDLYKGRISVIGMIAGVIGGIIITELL
- the prfA gene encoding peptide chain release factor 1, which encodes MIDKIQDIENRYVDLSKKISDPEIISNREEWQKFVKEHAALEEIVTKYREYKKVIEDIEETKELLESDDPDMKDMAEQELEELKKKKEEIENEIKLLLIPKDPNDVKDVIMEIRAGAGGEEAALFAYDLFRMYTMYAEKRRWKTEIMSSNPTELGGFKEIIFNISGKGVYSRLKYESGVHRVQRIPTTEAGGRIHTSTATVAVLPEAEDVDVEINPNDIKLDVFRSGGHGGQSVNTTDSAVRLTHIPTGIVITCQDERSQLQNRERAMKILRARLYEMAQEEKEKEMSETRKSQVGTGDRSERIRTYNYPQGRITDHRIGLTLYKLQFVLDGNLDEIIDALITEDQTEKLKNIN
- the prmC gene encoding peptide chain release factor N(5)-glutamine methyltransferase; its protein translation is MKVYEAVLAGAEMLKSVCENPRFESELFLAFTLDTDRRYIIINRDTDLKEEDLKHFFGLISERKKNIPYQYIVGKKCFMGLEFEVSPAVLIPRPETEILVEEVLKRLKPNSRFLDIGTGSGAIAVSIAKYSINSKGYAVDISNDALAIAKKNAKRNAVDGKIKFIKSDLYSSLPDEAEFDFIISNPPYIRSKDIEKLQEEVQKEPLIALDGGKDGLLFYRRIIKDAGKHLKADGYIAFEVGYNQAGEVKDLLKNANFFSLEVIKDLQGIDRVVIGKRELFS
- a CDS encoding DUF1385 domain-containing protein, with amino-acid sequence MKKTDIGGQAVIEGVMMRGHNSVAIAVRKDSDIIVKKEMTEPLTKKNKFFSLPFIRGTFALIDSLIIGAKALTYSAGLIEDEDMKPTRFDNFLKKLFGDKLDDIAMYFSVALSLIISIIIFFIGPTYIAGFLKEFTKNTILINFFEGFIRVVIFLLYLVLISQMKDIKRVFQYHGAEHKTIHCFEYEEELTVENARKYTTLHPRCGTNFLFIVMIVSIIVFSFLKWPSLYIRIISRILLLPVVAGISYELIKLAGRSDNRIIAMLTYPGLLLQKLTTKEPDDSQLEVAITSLKSVLEDEGGKAFESI
- the rpmE gene encoding 50S ribosomal protein L31, which produces MKEGIHPEYYHDAVVKCACGNTFLTGSTKRELKVEICSKCHPFFTGHQKIVDTGGRVERFKKRFDSAKK